A genome region from Tolypothrix sp. PCC 7712 includes the following:
- a CDS encoding RNA-guided endonuclease InsQ/TnpB family protein, translating to MKTLKFKLYEHKRNRHLKRTINAAGVIYNHCIALHKRYYRMFGKHLNCAKLQAHIAKLRKRNSFWQSVGSQAAQDICQRIEKAYQLFFKHNNKGVRPPGFKKVKKYKSFTLKQAGYKFLGGNRVKIGSRVYQFWKSREIEGTVKTLTIKRTPLGELFMVLVVDEGSSEVEVKTGKIAGFDFGLKTFLTCSDGTKIESPQFFKQSLSAIKKASSRHSKKLKGSSNRERARKNLVRKHEDISNRRRDWFWKLAHELTDRFDILCFETLNLKGMQRLWGRQISDLAFGEFLQILEWVAKKKNKLVVFIDQWYPSSKTCSNCKHILESLDLSLPVRSFFSELAKKVYL from the coding sequence ATGAAAACACTGAAGTTTAAATTGTACGAACACAAAAGGAATAGACACCTCAAGCGCACAATCAACGCTGCTGGAGTGATTTATAACCATTGCATTGCTCTACATAAAAGGTATTACCGGATGTTTGGCAAGCATTTAAACTGTGCAAAACTTCAGGCTCATATCGCCAAATTAAGAAAGCGTAATTCTTTTTGGCAATCAGTAGGTTCTCAAGCAGCACAAGATATTTGTCAACGCATTGAGAAAGCTTACCAATTGTTTTTCAAACACAATAACAAAGGAGTAAGACCACCAGGATTTAAGAAGGTCAAGAAATACAAATCGTTCACCCTTAAGCAGGCAGGTTATAAGTTTTTGGGTGGAAATAGGGTAAAAATTGGTAGTCGAGTTTACCAGTTTTGGAAGTCCAGAGAAATTGAGGGAACAGTCAAAACCCTAACTATTAAACGCACCCCGTTAGGTGAGTTATTTATGGTTTTGGTTGTTGATGAGGGTAGCTCAGAAGTTGAAGTTAAGACGGGTAAAATCGCTGGCTTTGATTTTGGGTTAAAGACATTCCTCACTTGCTCAGACGGCACTAAAATTGAATCGCCCCAATTTTTCAAGCAATCCCTAAGCGCCATTAAAAAAGCAAGTTCGCGGCATTCCAAAAAGCTAAAAGGCTCATCTAACAGAGAACGAGCCAGAAAGAATTTAGTACGCAAGCATGAAGATATTTCCAACCGTCGGCGTGATTGGTTCTGGAAATTAGCTCATGAGCTAACAGATAGGTTCGATATTCTCTGTTTTGAGACTTTAAATCTCAAAGGAATGCAACGTCTTTGGGGCAGGCAAATATCAGACTTAGCGTTTGGTGAGTTTCTGCAAATCCTAGAATGGGTTGCCAAGAAGAAGAATAAACTGGTTGTCTTTATCGACCAGTGGTATCCAAGTAGCAAGACATGCTCTAATTGTAAACATATTCTAGAAAGTCTTGATTTGTCACTCCCGGTTCGCTCATTTTTTTCTGAGTTAGCCAAAAAAGTATACCTCTAG
- a CDS encoding filamentous hemagglutinin N-terminal domain-containing protein: MKLTFVGFAVLSTICLSAVCNNSVYAQVTSDGTLGTVVNGNNNYSITEGTRVGNNLFHSFSQFSILTGSSASFDNPTDIQNIFSRVSGGSISNIDGLISAKGSANLFLLNPSGIIFGPNASLNIGGSFIATTANSIKFADGTEFSAVDSAAKPLLTMTVPIGLQMGNHPAPIQVQGTGHSLDTTDSFSPVIPYPSATKLQVQSGKTLALVGGNISLDGATLSAQTGQIELGSLGGAGLVSLAPITQGYQLQYEQGQSFADIQLAQKSLLDVSGFNSGAVQLQGRNIKFTDGSVTLSQNYGNLKSGDINVQASDAIALIGTTPDAKIYTWIRADALGTGDNANISIVTPRLIMQESSGISNLTYGTANGGNIQIQAADIELSGFSPLNPTGVTAINTVTFGKGAAGDILVNGNNLLMFGGASLVSLAFGSGSTGQVMIRNQNTTVMGENPFGVYSNMSITTFADGNAKDLRLDTGNLQVLNGGVIGSSALFIGNGGNVQINASEAIAISGRGSANNSNINSSAVRLSPQLSQLLGVSDILTANAGSLSITTPKLTITDGGTVTVTGQGTGNAGNLKITADQIQLQNQALIEAQTESGNGGDISLQVGDVILMRDRSKITATADGAGDGGNININAPIIVGLENSDITANAVRGKGGNINITTQGIIGLEYSSQLTAENNITASSEFGVNGTVEVNNIGVDPNSGLVELPANVTDSSQQIASGCSRDSGSSFVASGRGGVPQNPTQELRSDRPWSDTRDISAFHTTKPAQAQIPTTPQILVQATGWRRNANGKIELVANQSPTQVQTALTCAATPQI; the protein is encoded by the coding sequence ATGAAATTAACATTTGTCGGGTTTGCTGTGCTGAGTACAATTTGCTTATCTGCTGTTTGCAACAATAGTGTTTACGCCCAAGTCACATCCGATGGCACTCTCGGCACTGTTGTGAATGGTAACAATAATTACAGCATCACTGAGGGGACTCGAGTCGGCAACAATCTATTTCATAGCTTTAGTCAATTCTCTATCCTTACAGGTAGTTCGGCATCATTTGACAATCCTACTGATATTCAAAATATTTTCAGTCGGGTGAGTGGTGGTAGTATTTCTAACATAGATGGTTTAATTAGTGCCAAGGGTAGTGCTAATTTATTCTTACTCAACCCATCAGGGATTATTTTTGGGCCAAATGCCAGCTTAAATATTGGTGGTTCCTTCATCGCTACAACTGCCAATAGTATTAAATTTGCTGATGGTACAGAATTTAGTGCTGTAGATTCTGCCGCTAAACCATTATTAACAATGACTGTACCCATTGGGTTGCAAATGGGTAATCATCCCGCACCGATACAAGTCCAAGGTACAGGACATAGCCTAGATACAACCGATAGTTTTTCGCCTGTAATTCCCTATCCTAGCGCCACAAAATTACAAGTACAGTCAGGAAAAACTCTAGCATTGGTGGGTGGTAATATCAGTTTGGATGGTGCGACTCTGAGTGCCCAAACGGGTCAGATAGAATTAGGGAGTCTGGGAGGTGCAGGGTTAGTTAGTTTAGCACCGATTACTCAGGGTTATCAATTGCAATATGAGCAGGGACAAAGTTTTGCTGATATTCAACTGGCGCAAAAGTCACTATTAGATGTGAGTGGGTTTAACTCTGGTGCGGTTCAACTCCAGGGAAGAAATATCAAATTTACCGATGGTTCGGTGACTTTATCGCAGAATTACGGCAATCTTAAGAGTGGAGATATTAACGTGCAAGCATCAGATGCGATCGCACTTATTGGTACCACACCCGATGCTAAAATTTACACTTGGATTCGTGCGGATGCCTTGGGAACAGGAGACAATGCCAATATCAGTATTGTTACTCCCCGGTTGATCATGCAAGAAAGTTCAGGAATAAGTAATTTAACTTATGGAACTGCTAACGGTGGTAACATCCAGATTCAAGCCGCAGATATAGAGTTATCCGGTTTTTCACCCCTCAATCCCACTGGAGTCACAGCCATTAACACTGTCACTTTTGGAAAAGGAGCGGCTGGAGATATCTTGGTGAATGGGAATAATTTACTCATGTTTGGCGGAGCATCCTTAGTATCACTGGCATTTGGTAGTGGCTCCACTGGTCAGGTCATGATTCGCAACCAAAATACCACCGTTATGGGTGAAAATCCTTTTGGAGTGTATAGCAATATGAGTATAACTACCTTTGCTGATGGCAATGCCAAAGATTTGAGATTAGATACTGGAAACTTGCAAGTATTAAATGGTGGAGTAATTGGTTCATCTGCATTATTTATAGGTAATGGCGGTAATGTCCAAATCAATGCTAGTGAGGCGATTGCCATTAGTGGTCGTGGTAGTGCTAATAACAGTAATATCAATTCTTCTGCTGTGCGTTTAAGTCCACAATTAAGTCAATTATTGGGTGTGTCAGATATCCTCACAGCGAATGCTGGTAGTCTCAGTATTACGACACCAAAACTCACAATCACAGATGGTGGAACAGTCACAGTTACTGGTCAAGGTACTGGGAATGCGGGAAATCTGAAAATTACTGCTGATCAGATCCAGTTGCAAAATCAAGCTTTAATTGAGGCGCAAACAGAATCAGGTAATGGTGGTGATATTAGTTTGCAAGTAGGCGATGTCATCCTGATGCGTGATCGCAGTAAGATTACTGCCACAGCTGATGGTGCTGGCGATGGTGGTAATATCAACATCAATGCACCTATAATTGTTGGTTTAGAAAACAGCGATATTACTGCTAATGCTGTTCGAGGTAAAGGCGGTAATATTAACATCACTACTCAAGGAATTATTGGTTTAGAATACAGTTCGCAATTGACAGCAGAAAATAATATTACCGCCAGTTCCGAGTTCGGGGTGAATGGTACAGTTGAAGTGAACAACATTGGTGTTGACCCCAATTCGGGTTTAGTAGAATTACCCGCCAATGTTACCGATTCATCTCAACAAATTGCCAGTGGTTGTTCTAGAGACAGTGGTAGTAGTTTTGTCGCCTCTGGTAGGGGTGGTGTACCGCAAAATCCCACGCAGGAATTGAGGAGCGATCGCCCTTGGTCTGATACCCGCGATATCTCTGCGTTCCACACCACAAAACCAGCACAAGCTCAAATACCTACAACACCACAAATTCTTGTGCAAGCAACTGGCTGGCGACGTAACGCCAACGGCAAAATTGAATTAGTTGCCAATCAATCACCCACTCAGGTACAAACAGCTTTAACCTGTGCGGCGACACCTCAAATTTAA
- a CDS encoding sensor histidine kinase, translating to MSQLSKNHLSHQLLMGFGLSLATVGLTTLGLNYLLIQSKLEQELQQRAQSITQGVGFSTEGLIELGNTSIIKRVVQNYATLPTVIEVAIVSPNGQTIAKSGAELQNPPYASIHPELADVLKQSSQTGLEGSFRITIDGKPALVEILPFSSTLFGQVNQRGLAIAILDVKELQQQAWQTLSRSTIILLIGMSAILVLMTIIIQRFVLHPLQRLNKAVTDSHSIDHFVMPSGLPNNEIQFLAQTIQQAATRVEAYQQLEQEVAQRKQVQAALLESEAQLRQKAQDLEKAIQELQQAQMQIIQSEKMSALGNLVAGVAHEINNPVCFIHGNLTYVHSYIQDLLQLIDLYQQQYPDSTETIQTAMEVIDLEFLKQDFPKLLSSMKVGTERIQGIVQSLRNFSRLDEAEFKAVNVHEGIESTLLILQNRLKVQTDSGKIEVIKDYGQLPLVECYPGQLNQVFMNILSNAIDALEELTFNQQPCTDQKLQQKTHPQICIFTQVLADKTISIHISDNGSGMDEKVKAKLFDPFFTTKPVGKGTGLGLSISYQIVVGNHRGKLYCHSVEEQGTEFVIKIPINSVRL from the coding sequence ATGAGCCAGCTATCTAAAAATCACTTATCCCACCAACTACTGATGGGTTTTGGACTTTCTTTAGCCACAGTTGGCTTAACTACATTGGGATTAAACTACTTGTTGATTCAATCAAAGCTCGAGCAGGAACTACAACAACGTGCTCAATCGATTACCCAGGGAGTTGGGTTTTCCACAGAAGGATTAATCGAACTGGGAAATACGAGCATTATCAAGCGAGTGGTACAAAACTATGCCACACTGCCAACAGTGATAGAAGTTGCGATCGTCAGTCCAAATGGACAAACCATAGCAAAGAGTGGAGCAGAACTACAAAACCCACCTTATGCTTCAATTCACCCAGAATTGGCTGATGTGCTCAAACAGTCTTCTCAAACAGGTTTAGAAGGAAGTTTCAGAATCACGATAGATGGTAAGCCAGCATTAGTTGAAATTTTGCCCTTTAGCAGCACATTATTTGGTCAGGTAAATCAACGCGGGTTAGCGATCGCTATTCTAGATGTCAAAGAACTACAACAGCAAGCTTGGCAAACTCTCTCTCGCTCTACCATTATCCTACTCATTGGCATGTCAGCAATTCTCGTGCTGATGACAATCATCATTCAGCGATTTGTGTTACATCCACTCCAACGTTTGAATAAAGCTGTTACTGATAGTCACAGCATTGACCATTTTGTTATGCCCAGTGGATTGCCAAATAACGAAATCCAATTTCTTGCTCAGACAATTCAACAAGCGGCTACAAGAGTAGAAGCTTATCAGCAACTTGAACAAGAAGTGGCGCAGCGAAAGCAAGTCCAAGCCGCTTTACTGGAGTCAGAAGCACAGCTACGGCAAAAAGCCCAAGATTTGGAGAAAGCCATCCAAGAATTGCAGCAGGCTCAAATGCAAATCATTCAAAGTGAAAAAATGTCTGCTTTAGGCAATTTGGTTGCGGGTGTGGCTCATGAAATTAACAATCCAGTTTGCTTTATTCACGGCAATCTCACCTATGTTCACAGCTACATTCAGGATTTATTACAATTAATCGACCTTTACCAACAACAATATCCTGATTCTACAGAAACAATCCAGACAGCAATGGAAGTTATAGACCTAGAATTTCTTAAACAAGACTTTCCCAAACTACTCAGTTCTATGAAAGTAGGAACAGAACGCATTCAGGGAATTGTGCAATCTCTACGTAACTTCTCGCGTCTGGATGAAGCTGAGTTTAAAGCAGTAAATGTGCATGAGGGCATTGAAAGTACGTTGCTGATTCTGCAAAACCGCCTCAAGGTACAAACAGACTCTGGCAAAATTGAAGTAATTAAAGATTACGGTCAGTTACCCTTGGTTGAATGTTACCCAGGTCAACTAAATCAGGTTTTCATGAATATTTTATCCAATGCGATCGATGCTTTAGAAGAGTTGACATTCAATCAACAACCTTGCACTGATCAAAAATTACAACAAAAAACTCATCCTCAAATTTGTATTTTTACACAAGTATTGGCAGATAAAACTATCTCAATTCACATTAGTGATAACGGCTCAGGGATGGATGAAAAAGTAAAAGCAAAGTTATTTGACCCCTTCTTTACTACCAAACCAGTAGGAAAAGGCACAGGCTTAGGCTTATCCATTAGTTATCAAATTGTGGTGGGCAATCACAGGGGCAAACTGTACTGTCATTCTGTAGAAGAACAAGGAACCGAATTTGTCATCAAAATTCCTATTAACTCAGTCAGGTTGTAA
- a CDS encoding non-ribosomal peptide synthetase, with protein sequence MILNSLSNTNIILELSNAFDNIHWAVRFRGNLKIEILQQALNAIASRHQQLRSHFSSQDAQLVELIVSTTESEAEVQRLLQQESQRSFDLASGLMLRACLLQLAPPEQILLLVTHPQHSWQMDIFWQELVRMYQDFLEGKPHPLSIQDDDYTVGQEQLNYWQQQLALAPPVLELPTDCPRPPVQRDRGAEQSFTLSQDLSQALQTLSQQEGVTLFITLLAAFQTLLYRYSRQEDILVGSAIAKRNHQEMDGLIGFFVNILVMRTDMSGNPSFRELLQRVRQVVFSADAHQDLPFKTLVEQLQIERSLSYHPLFQVMFILQDTSYQDLQLPGLNKAALDLTLEMLETSTGIKGKIQYNTDLFDAATITRMIEHFQTLLVGIVTHPDQNIATLPLLTASEQHQLLWQWNDTQVDYPQQCIHRLFEQQVERTPDAVAIVFHHQQLTYRQLNQRANQLAHHLQSLGVVPEVLVGICVERSIEMIVGMLAVLKAGGAYVPLDPAYPQERLAFMMSDAQLQIVLTQEQLLTLLPEHQATVICLDTDWKEISQYPQSEPVSNVQVSNLAYIIYTSGSTGKPKGVLVTHKGLCSLALAQIKKFDVQPTSRILQFASFSFDASIADILMALCSGAKLCLAKKEALLPGSDLMQTINEYQITHVALPPSALAAMSNQSLPSLQAIIVAGEACATELAAQWSRKVRFFNAYGPTESTVCATMAEYTDASQKLTIGRPIANSCVYILDSHLQPVPIGVAGEVHIGGIGLARGYLNRPELTLEKFIPNPFSSEAVSRLYKTGDLARYLPDGNIEFLGRIDHQVKIRGFRIELGEIEAAITQHSLVQQAVVTVREDIPGDKRLVAYIVTKSQPAPTTSEWRSFLKQSLPKNWV encoded by the coding sequence ATGATATTAAATTCTCTAAGCAATACTAATATAATACTAGAGCTAAGTAATGCTTTCGATAACATTCACTGGGCAGTCCGCTTCAGAGGTAACCTCAAAATAGAGATTCTGCAACAGGCTTTGAATGCGATCGCATCTCGTCATCAACAACTGCGATCGCATTTCAGTTCTCAAGATGCACAGTTAGTAGAACTGATAGTGTCAACAACTGAATCTGAAGCAGAAGTACAACGGCTGCTGCAACAAGAAAGCCAACGTTCCTTCGATTTAGCATCAGGCTTGATGTTGCGAGCTTGTTTATTGCAGCTAGCGCCACCAGAGCAAATCTTATTGTTGGTTACCCATCCCCAGCACTCTTGGCAAATGGATATTTTTTGGCAAGAGTTAGTACGGATGTATCAAGATTTTCTAGAAGGCAAACCTCACCCATTATCTATTCAAGATGATGATTATACTGTTGGGCAAGAGCAACTCAACTATTGGCAACAGCAGCTTGCTCTTGCGCCGCCAGTACTGGAATTACCAACAGACTGTCCTCGTCCACCAGTGCAGAGAGATAGAGGTGCAGAGCAATCTTTTACCCTCTCTCAGGATTTAAGCCAAGCATTGCAAACGCTTTCACAGCAAGAAGGTGTGACATTATTTATAACTTTGTTGGCAGCATTCCAGACTCTTTTGTATCGCTATAGCCGACAAGAAGATATCTTAGTTGGTTCTGCGATCGCCAAACGCAACCATCAAGAAATGGATGGGTTAATTGGCTTTTTTGTCAATATCCTAGTCATGCGTACCGATATGTCTGGTAATCCTAGTTTTCGGGAATTGCTCCAGAGAGTGCGACAGGTAGTATTTAGTGCTGATGCACATCAAGATTTACCCTTTAAGACACTGGTTGAACAACTGCAAATAGAGCGTTCATTAAGCTATCATCCCTTATTCCAGGTGATGTTTATCCTGCAAGATACTTCTTACCAAGATTTGCAGTTACCAGGATTAAACAAGGCAGCATTGGATCTCACCTTGGAGATGTTAGAAACATCCACAGGTATCAAAGGCAAGATCCAATACAATACTGATTTGTTTGACGCTGCCACCATCACGCGGATGATTGAGCATTTTCAAACCTTGTTGGTAGGGATTGTGACTCACCCAGATCAAAATATCGCTACATTACCACTACTAACAGCTAGCGAACAGCATCAACTTTTGTGGCAATGGAATGATACTCAAGTTGACTATCCCCAACAATGTATTCATCGACTTTTTGAGCAACAGGTAGAACGCACACCCGATGCAGTAGCAATAGTATTCCATCATCAACAATTGACCTATCGGCAATTGAATCAACGGGCAAATCAACTCGCACACCATTTACAAAGCTTGGGTGTAGTCCCCGAAGTCCTTGTAGGTATCTGTGTTGAGCGTTCTATAGAAATGATTGTGGGAATGTTGGCTGTTCTCAAAGCTGGTGGTGCTTATGTGCCATTAGATCCTGCTTACCCTCAAGAACGGTTGGCATTCATGATGTCCGATGCCCAATTGCAGATTGTGCTGACTCAAGAACAGCTATTAACTCTTTTGCCTGAGCATCAAGCAACTGTAATTTGTTTGGATACAGACTGGAAAGAAATATCTCAATATCCACAGTCCGAGCCTGTAAGTAACGTGCAGGTAAGTAACTTAGCCTATATTATTTATACCTCTGGTTCTACAGGTAAACCCAAAGGTGTACTAGTGACCCATAAGGGACTATGTAGTTTAGCTTTGGCACAAATTAAAAAATTTGATGTTCAGCCAACCAGCAGAATTCTGCAATTTGCTTCCTTTAGCTTTGATGCTTCGATTGCAGACATCTTGATGGCATTGTGTTCTGGTGCAAAGCTATGTCTGGCCAAAAAAGAGGCATTACTCCCAGGTAGTGATTTGATGCAAACCATCAATGAGTATCAAATTACTCACGTAGCTCTACCTCCTTCCGCATTAGCTGCCATGTCAAATCAGTCGCTTCCTAGCTTGCAAGCCATAATTGTCGCTGGAGAAGCCTGTGCAACTGAGTTAGCAGCCCAATGGTCTAGGAAAGTACGCTTTTTCAATGCTTACGGCCCAACAGAATCCACTGTCTGCGCCACAATGGCCGAATATACTGATGCTAGCCAAAAGCTGACTATTGGTCGTCCCATTGCCAATAGCTGTGTTTATATTCTCGATTCTCATCTGCAACCTGTACCGATTGGTGTAGCAGGAGAGGTACATATTGGTGGTATTGGTTTAGCGCGAGGTTATCTCAACCGTCCAGAACTAACTCTAGAGAAATTTATACCTAATCCATTTAGTAGCGAAGCGGTCAGTCGTCTGTATAAAACTGGAGATTTAGCACGGTACTTACCAGATGGAAACATAGAATTTTTAGGAAGGATTGACCATCAGGTAAAAATTCGTGGCTTCCGGATTGAATTGGGAGAAATAGAAGCTGCAATAACTCAACATTCCCTGGTTCAACAAGCAGTAGTCACTGTGCGCGAAGATATTCCTGGTGACAAGCGCCTTGTCGCATATATCGTTACTAAGTCCCAGCCTGCACCAACCACAAGCGAATGGCGGAGCTTCCTCAAGCAGAGCTTACCAAAAAATTGGGTCTAA
- a CDS encoding ABC transporter substrate-binding protein — MKVAQIIGKLGIWWKQKLRLGIKPTLLCLFIITFCLTFVSSGCSLGQNQSFKPLRIGITSWAGFDIVRYAQPSGIFKQRGLEVELVQFDNQQDSSRAVLRGGLDAAFVSFWDVMQVDPGNDQPVVLMTTNISAGADGIVAHPEIKSVADLRGKKVGAKLGTVNHLILLEALKANQIKPAEVEIRDFSNDVAAEKIRKGEIDAAVLWEPMLGETAKSIKGNVIHTTKQVDSLVIDILMSSNSGMKKKKAELKEFMLAWFDVMHAVETQPTKVFETVAEKLGQSGKSFASDYAGLKKGDISLNRRMFAADGRLNQAKVEIVRLLQADPRHGRVIRQDVDINAALVNEAMTGWKL; from the coding sequence ATGAAAGTTGCTCAAATTATTGGCAAATTGGGTATCTGGTGGAAGCAAAAGCTGAGGTTAGGTATCAAGCCTACCTTGTTGTGTTTGTTTATAATCACCTTTTGCCTTACCTTTGTGAGCAGTGGCTGTAGTCTTGGACAAAACCAATCTTTTAAACCGCTGCGGATTGGAATTACAAGCTGGGCAGGGTTTGATATTGTACGCTATGCTCAACCATCTGGAATCTTCAAACAGCGAGGGCTAGAAGTTGAGTTAGTGCAATTTGATAACCAGCAAGATTCCAGTCGGGCTGTACTCCGAGGTGGACTAGATGCAGCATTTGTTTCTTTCTGGGATGTGATGCAAGTTGACCCCGGTAACGATCAGCCTGTGGTATTAATGACAACAAATATCTCTGCAGGAGCAGACGGAATTGTTGCCCATCCAGAAATTAAATCCGTCGCAGATTTGCGCGGTAAAAAAGTCGGCGCAAAGCTAGGAACTGTCAACCATTTAATTTTGCTGGAAGCCTTGAAAGCCAATCAAATCAAGCCTGCTGAAGTTGAGATTCGAGATTTTTCCAATGATGTAGCCGCCGAGAAAATCAGAAAAGGTGAAATTGATGCGGCTGTGCTGTGGGAACCAATGCTAGGAGAAACTGCCAAGAGCATTAAGGGGAATGTGATTCACACTACAAAGCAAGTAGACAGTCTGGTGATTGATATTTTGATGTCCAGTAACAGTGGAATGAAAAAGAAAAAAGCAGAACTCAAGGAATTTATGCTAGCGTGGTTTGACGTGATGCACGCCGTAGAAACGCAGCCCACAAAAGTATTTGAAACTGTAGCAGAAAAACTAGGGCAAAGTGGTAAGTCTTTTGCCAGTGATTATGCTGGGTTAAAAAAAGGGGATATTAGTTTAAATCGACGGATGTTTGCCGCAGACGGTCGGCTCAATCAGGCAAAGGTAGAAATTGTGCGATTGTTGCAAGCAGATCCGCGTCATGGTCGAGTGATTCGGCAAGATGTAGACATTAATGCTGCACTTGTCAATGAAGCCATGACAGGATGGAAGTTATGA
- a CDS encoding RNA-guided endonuclease InsQ/TnpB family protein, with amino-acid sequence MKARYQFRFYPTDQQQQLLAQLFGCVRVVWNDALAICKQSEKLPSNNDLQKLVITQAKKTDERSWLSDVSNIPLQQSVADLGVAYKNFFDSLKGKRKGKKVGSPKFKKKTQRQSARFRIGGFSVKGEEVYLAKIGNVKPLKSRQLPSAPSSVTVIKDCANRYFLSFVVEIEPVQSDAKNQSIGIDLGIKTFAVMSNGEKAISPDYSKKDRKIRKLQRKLARQQKGSKRREVTRLKIAKQHNQIADTRKDFLHKLSTKVVSENQAIILEDLNVSGMVKNRKLARVISLQGWREFRVFCEAKSEKLNRDFRVISRWEPTSQTCSCCGYRWGKIDLSVRSVLCLNCNTEHDRDENASQNIKMVGMGHRHDLKRTGSDCQTTSVASCCEPSRITAPSGR; translated from the coding sequence ATGAAAGCCAGATATCAATTCCGTTTCTACCCAACAGACCAACAGCAACAGCTTTTAGCTCAGTTGTTTGGTTGTGTTCGCGTAGTCTGGAATGATGCTCTAGCTATTTGCAAGCAGTCAGAAAAACTGCCCAGTAACAACGACTTGCAAAAGTTAGTGATTACACAAGCTAAAAAGACTGATGAGCGTTCATGGTTGTCTGATGTTTCTAATATCCCATTACAACAATCTGTTGCTGATTTAGGAGTTGCCTACAAGAATTTTTTTGATTCCCTTAAAGGTAAGCGCAAGGGTAAAAAGGTAGGTAGTCCTAAATTCAAAAAGAAGACTCAGAGGCAATCAGCGCGATTTAGAATTGGTGGGTTTTCAGTCAAAGGAGAAGAAGTATATTTAGCCAAAATTGGCAATGTCAAACCTCTAAAGTCAAGACAATTACCATCTGCACCAAGTAGCGTGACTGTTATTAAAGATTGCGCTAACCGCTATTTTCTCAGCTTTGTTGTAGAGATAGAACCTGTTCAATCCGATGCCAAAAACCAAAGCATTGGTATTGATTTAGGAATCAAAACTTTTGCCGTTATGAGTAATGGGGAGAAAGCAATAAGCCCCGACTACTCAAAGAAAGACCGCAAAATTCGTAAACTACAACGCAAGCTGGCAAGGCAGCAAAAAGGTTCCAAGCGTCGTGAAGTCACTAGGTTGAAGATTGCAAAGCAACACAACCAAATTGCAGATACCCGTAAAGACTTCTTGCACAAACTATCAACCAAAGTAGTTAGTGAAAACCAAGCTATTATTTTGGAAGATTTGAATGTGTCAGGGATGGTTAAAAACCGCAAGTTAGCAAGAGTGATTAGCTTGCAAGGTTGGCGAGAATTTCGGGTATTTTGTGAGGCTAAATCCGAAAAGCTTAATCGGGACTTTAGAGTAATTAGCAGATGGGAACCTACTAGCCAAACCTGCTCTTGTTGTGGGTATCGCTGGGGCAAGATTGATTTGTCTGTTCGTTCAGTGCTGTGCTTGAACTGCAATACTGAACACGACAGAGATGAGAACGCATCCCAAAATATAAAAATGGTCGGCATGGGGCATCGGCACGACCTAAAACGGACGGGGAGCGACTGTCAGACTACTTCGGTAGCTAGTTGCTGTGAGCCGTCAAGAATCACCGCACCTTCAGGTCGGTGA
- a CDS encoding ribbon-helix-helix protein, CopG family, whose protein sequence is MKKLTVRCSNEEYETLLKYCEETDRTQNDVLREMIRKLKKSRARSTGL, encoded by the coding sequence ATGAAGAAATTAACAGTTCGATGCTCTAATGAAGAGTATGAAACGCTTTTGAAATACTGCGAAGAAACAGATCGCACTCAAAATGACGTACTTAGAGAGATGATCCGGAAGTTGAAGAAAAGCCGTGCTAGAAGCACGGGGCTTTAG